A stretch of Treponema vincentii F0403 DNA encodes these proteins:
- a CDS encoding DDE-type integrase/transposase/recombinase, with amino-acid sequence MYQAYVKKMEGAKSAAERKAVIAELCRMFAFSQAKAYKVLKEAGWQSGRKERKDAGSSGISQEELKLIASVLRNSVRKNGKATMGVPVARSILQANGINIPIADSRLRELLVENGLSLAEAEIPRPHRTMRTLYPNQVHQADPSVCLIWFAPNGEQKLYDADEVYKNKNPREGKLKCWRYVLTDHTSGSICVRYYAAMGESAVNMYDFLLYAWGQKHNPLYVFHGLPELLIWDCGTGNTARAVTAALTALKVETQPHLPGNPRAKGQVEVSNNIVETQFESRLKLEPVHSFAALNEAAERWCAAYNANLIEGQDTRLTRHGKKIGSRTELWQRILPEQLRELPDPVICRQIFTAGIQTRRVAGDLSVSIVHPHVKESLRYSLQGLRGVTVGQTVNVQPVLVSATPTVRVSFQYNGELVAYEVEPIEYDENGFDITAPVPGVNYKAAGFTDREATNKELTALAKGTKERPFTEITGGKGLTAHSHIDAKSLFIRSQTGTQITVDSVQMHDILISGAEAAKRIKARLGYVPDGFLERMKAEYENNVPSQVIDALAAEYAHGEELAQLG; translated from the coding sequence ATGTATCAGGCGTACGTTAAAAAGATGGAAGGGGCAAAAAGCGCGGCGGAGCGCAAGGCGGTCATTGCGGAATTATGCCGGATGTTTGCGTTTTCACAAGCGAAAGCCTACAAAGTGCTTAAAGAAGCCGGATGGCAGTCCGGCAGAAAGGAGCGCAAAGATGCAGGCTCTTCCGGCATCTCGCAAGAAGAACTCAAGCTGATCGCTTCGGTACTGCGCAACAGCGTACGCAAAAACGGCAAGGCAACGATGGGCGTTCCGGTTGCCCGCTCTATTTTACAGGCAAACGGTATCAATATCCCGATTGCCGATAGCCGCTTGCGGGAGCTTTTAGTGGAGAACGGGCTATCCCTTGCAGAGGCGGAAATTCCCCGCCCGCACCGTACTATGCGGACGCTTTATCCCAATCAAGTACACCAAGCTGACCCGTCGGTCTGTCTTATCTGGTTTGCACCGAACGGCGAGCAAAAGCTCTACGATGCTGATGAAGTGTACAAAAATAAGAACCCGCGGGAAGGAAAACTCAAGTGCTGGCGGTATGTACTCACCGACCACACCTCCGGCTCCATCTGTGTACGGTATTACGCGGCGATGGGCGAGTCGGCGGTAAATATGTACGACTTTTTACTGTATGCGTGGGGGCAAAAGCATAACCCGCTTTACGTGTTTCACGGATTGCCGGAGCTTTTAATCTGGGACTGCGGTACGGGCAACACGGCGCGGGCGGTAACGGCAGCGCTTACCGCACTTAAAGTAGAAACACAGCCGCACCTTCCGGGAAATCCGCGGGCAAAGGGACAAGTAGAAGTCAGCAACAATATCGTTGAAACACAGTTTGAAAGCCGCTTAAAGCTGGAGCCGGTTCATAGCTTTGCGGCACTCAATGAAGCTGCGGAGCGGTGGTGCGCTGCGTATAACGCAAACCTTATCGAAGGGCAAGACACGCGCCTTACGCGGCACGGTAAGAAAATCGGCAGCAGGACGGAACTGTGGCAGCGCATCTTACCGGAGCAACTTCGGGAGCTGCCCGATCCGGTTATCTGTCGGCAGATTTTTACCGCCGGTATTCAAACCCGCCGCGTTGCAGGCGACCTTTCGGTAAGTATTGTCCATCCGCACGTAAAAGAATCGCTTCGCTATAGTCTGCAAGGACTTCGCGGCGTTACCGTTGGGCAGACGGTCAATGTACAGCCGGTGCTTGTTTCTGCAACGCCGACTGTACGCGTGAGCTTTCAGTATAACGGCGAACTTGTTGCGTATGAAGTTGAACCGATTGAGTATGACGAAAACGGTTTTGACATAACCGCTCCCGTACCCGGGGTCAACTACAAAGCAGCAGGCTTTACCGATCGGGAAGCAACCAACAAGGAACTTACCGCACTTGCAAAAGGCACAAAGGAGCGCCCGTTTACTGAAATTACCGGGGGCAAAGGCTTGACCGCTCATTCGCATATCGATGCCAAGAGCTTATTTATCCGCTCGCAAACGGGAACGCAAATCACCGTCGATTCGGTGCAGATGCACGACATTTTGATCAGCGGCGCAGAAGCGGCAAAGCGGATAAAAGCACGGCTGGGCTATGTGCCGGACGGCTTCCTTGAGCGGATGAAAGCGGAGTATGAAAACAATGTACCGTCGCAAGTCATTGACGCACTTGCGGCAGAGTATGCGCACGGCGAGGAACTTGCGCAACTCGGATAA
- a CDS encoding DUF3164 family protein, giving the protein MDKQFMTDSQGREVPVSMVKDIDILRDQTVKAIMTKTFAMRDALVSFKQGIWSDIQEFLSLSSEQHGISWGGKKGNITLTTYNGQYMLKIAVNDNLQFNEKLQIAKQLIDECIKEWATGARPELRALIDNAFAVDKQGNISTARVLGLRRLDISDPKWLKAMQAITDSVQVVSSKTYMRFYERQKDGSYKQIPLDVAAL; this is encoded by the coding sequence ATGGATAAACAATTTATGACCGACTCGCAAGGACGTGAGGTGCCGGTCTCGATGGTAAAGGACATCGACATCTTACGCGATCAAACCGTCAAAGCAATTATGACAAAGACCTTTGCAATGCGGGACGCGCTCGTGTCTTTTAAGCAGGGCATCTGGAGCGACATTCAAGAGTTCTTGAGCCTTTCGAGTGAGCAGCACGGAATCAGCTGGGGCGGTAAAAAAGGGAACATTACCCTCACCACCTATAACGGACAGTACATGCTGAAAATCGCCGTAAACGACAATCTGCAATTTAACGAAAAGCTGCAAATTGCCAAGCAGTTGATAGACGAATGCATTAAGGAGTGGGCAACCGGCGCGCGCCCTGAATTGAGGGCACTCATCGATAACGCCTTTGCGGTAGACAAGCAGGGGAATATCAGCACGGCACGAGTCCTCGGTTTACGCAGACTTGATATCAGCGATCCGAAATGGCTGAAAGCAATGCAGGCAATTACAGACAGCGTGCAGGTGGTTTCCAGCAAAACCTATATGCGCTTTTACGAGCGGCAGAAAGACGGCAGCTATAAGCAAATACCACTTGATGTTGCTGCCTTGTAA